The following nucleotide sequence is from bacterium.
GAGCCCCCATGCTCACCGCTATGCAGGCTGCTATGGGGAGCATCAGGCATTGTATAGAATCCTTTGGCCTACGCAAGCTGTACTCATCGCTTTATTTTTATAGATATATGAAACGTCGATACGATCCAAAGATGTCGTCAGGCTCTGCTGAATTCCTTTCCCTTTTAAGGACCCGTTCAATGAAAACCGCATATGGGGCATTTGCACTGTTGTTGCTGTCCTTGACAGCCCGGGCGCAAGTACTCACGGTACGGGATGACGCCTCCGGTTATCCACTGGAGCGGGCATTAATAACGGCCGTCGGCTGCCATTTTTCCGCAATGACGGATGCAGAGGGACGTGCGGACATTTCCGTTTTCAAAGGCTGCGACAGCATTCAGGTGAACCTCATCGGCTATCTCCCGAAGCGCTTTACCTATACGCAGCTGGTGAAATCGCAATTCGCACTTTATCTTGAGAGATCGCCGCTACATCTCGATGATGTAGTCATTTCCGCCACACGCTGGCTGCAGCCTGTGCGGGATATGCCGCAACGCTCTGTTCAAATACGCGCTGACCGAGCGCAGTTATTGATACCCCAGACTGCAGCCGATCTTCTTGCCCTGTCCGGTGAAGTGACAGTGCAAAAAAGCCAGCTCGCCGGCGGCAGTCCGATGATTCGGGGTTTTGCGACGAATCGCGTACTTATTTCCGTGGATGGCGTGCGTATGAATAACGCTATTTTCCGCACGGGTAATGTGCAAAATGTAATTTCGCTCGATCCTCTAGCAACGGAACGCACCGAGGTACTGTTTGGCCCTGGTTCTGTGATGTACGGCAGCGACGCCATCGGCGGCGTCATGAACTTCCAAACCCTGGCACCACGTCTATCCCGAAATGATCGCCCCCTCATTTCAGGAAATGCGATTCTACGGGGTTCCACCGCCGCCGGAGAGAAAACCGGGCATATCGATCTGCTTTTGGGATTGAAAAAATGGGGCTTTGCCACAAGTGCGACTTGGACGGATTATGACGATCTAATAATGGGCAGCCATGGCCCTGAGGCATTCCTCCGCACGCGCTATGTACAGCGCATCAGCGGCATCGACAGCATCGTGGCCAATCCCGACCCGAAAAAGCAAACATCGAGCGGCTACAGTCAATTGAACCTGATGCAGAAAATCCATTTTCACTCCGGAGGCCCGTGGGATTTCACCTATGGTCTCCACTATTCGGCGACCTCGAACTATGCGCGCTACGATCGGCTCCTGCGTCCTCGCGATTCGCTCCTCCATTCAGCTCAATGGTACTACGGTCCACAGATCTGGATGCAACAAGCCTTCACAGCGGCGAACAGGGAAAGCAGTCTCCTGTGGGATGAAACGAAGCTCACGGCTGCCTATCAATATTTCAAAGAGAGTCGGCATGATCGCGACTATCGCAAGACCACTCTCCGCCATCGCACTGAACGCGTTGATGTCTTCTCCGCCAATTTTGATTTCCTAAAAACCCTTTCACCAACGCACAACCTCTCCTATGGCGCAGAGCTCCTGTTCAACCGGATTGGATCCTTTGGTGAGAACGAAGACATCTCCTCGGGCTGTATCGTCCCGGGTCCCAGCCGTTACCCTGACGATGCCATCTGGAATTCTCTCGCCGCCTATGCAAATTATCAATGGATGGCCAACAGCGCCCTTACCTGTCAGGCTGGACTGCGCTGCTCCCGTGTGACGCTCAAAGCAGAGTTCGACACCACGTTCTACCACTTTCCCTTCAACTCCGCCAGTATGCAGAATGCCGCTGTGAACGGAAGCCTGGGTGCTGTATACACGCCACTTTCCGCGCTGCGCTTCAACGCGGTGCTGTCGACCGGCTTCCGGGCGCCTAATGTGGATGATGTGGGCAAAGTTTTCGATTCTTCGCCTGGGTACATCGTTGTGCCGAATCCCGGCCTTAAGCCTGAGTATGCATATCATGCCGAGCTGGGAGTGACGTTTGTGCTTGAGAAAGCGATGAAACTGGATGTAAC
It contains:
- a CDS encoding TonB-dependent receptor, whose amino-acid sequence is MKTAYGAFALLLLSLTARAQVLTVRDDASGYPLERALITAVGCHFSAMTDAEGRADISVFKGCDSIQVNLIGYLPKRFTYTQLVKSQFALYLERSPLHLDDVVISATRWLQPVRDMPQRSVQIRADRAQLLIPQTAADLLALSGEVTVQKSQLAGGSPMIRGFATNRVLISVDGVRMNNAIFRTGNVQNVISLDPLATERTEVLFGPGSVMYGSDAIGGVMNFQTLAPRLSRNDRPLISGNAILRGSTAAGEKTGHIDLLLGLKKWGFATSATWTDYDDLIMGSHGPEAFLRTRYVQRISGIDSIVANPDPKKQTSSGYSQLNLMQKIHFHSGGPWDFTYGLHYSATSNYARYDRLLRPRDSLLHSAQWYYGPQIWMQQAFTAANRESSLLWDETKLTAAYQYFKESRHDRDYRKTTLRHRTERVDVFSANFDFLKTLSPTHNLSYGAELLFNRIGSFGENEDISSGCIVPGPSRYPDDAIWNSLAAYANYQWMANSALTCQAGLRCSRVTLKAEFDTTFYHFPFNSASMQNAAVNGSLGAVYTPLSALRFNAVLSTGFRAPNVDDVGKVFDSSPGYIVVPNPGLKPEYAYHAELGVTFVLEKAMKLDVTGFYTILRDALVRRNFTLNGSDSVMYDGAMSRVQAIQNAAEADVRGVQVSVELGLPAGGGINAHGTVMQGREEMDDGSTGALRHAPPFFSAIHLTWMRHRCEIDCYVDYSDGVSAENLAPGLEGKEYLCALNEQGQPYVPSWYTLNFKARFMISCSLQVTAGVENVTDRRYRTYASGITAAGRNLTAALRVTF